From the genome of Ornithobacterium rhinotracheale, one region includes:
- a CDS encoding penicillin-binding protein 2 — protein sequence MKRTALFYFLIIAISLSFIARLAYLQLFTDRYILNAFNTSIKREIIYPKRGDILDRNGKLLVTNSWDYELQITPLLLEKGFDTIQFCKLIGISREEFDQKMAEIKAIKGYTKVGTFTFIKGINREDFTRFQEQMYKYPAIDVVQKPKREYRVSGGGNVLGYIQEVSPSYIKKDSSYYDPGDLAGMSGVEKSYEKVLRGKKGFKYLKKDIRLRTIGAYENGDKDVQVENGKVLNLSIDYDLQEYAESLLQNKRGAVVAIEPKTGEILALASSPSIDPRRYNVPGEISRMMRDSINKIMYDRALQAAYPPGSPFKILTGLSAFQLGVADSAKVYTCHHGFYYGRSHMNCHCGRGALKIETAIERSCNSYFSKAWIDILKKDSINIEHSIDDWADIMHSFGLGKFLGTDMPVGSKGNIPTSKYYNRFLGKGKWNPYSVVSNGIGQGEILLTPIQMANFAAAVANKGYYYTPHIVKKIDGEPLHDTLYTKKHYVKVDPKLFPPFLKGMEYVFSRAGTARAYYSKRFTQAGKTGTSQVSQGPDHSLFTIIAPVDNPKIVVAVVVENGVWGARWAAPIASLVAEKYLFGEVEKGSRKSLENRMIKGDLTPTYRKMEIDRLKRLGWYVEPPKVDSLAVK from the coding sequence ATGAAAAGAACAGCCCTTTTTTATTTTTTAATCATAGCAATCAGCCTCAGCTTCATAGCACGCTTGGCATATCTTCAGCTTTTTACCGATCGCTATATTCTCAATGCATTCAACACCTCGATCAAAAGAGAAATTATTTATCCCAAAAGAGGAGACATTCTTGATCGGAATGGGAAATTACTCGTAACCAATAGCTGGGATTATGAGTTACAAATTACCCCTCTCTTGCTAGAAAAGGGATTTGACACGATTCAGTTTTGTAAACTGATAGGAATCTCCCGAGAAGAATTTGACCAAAAAATGGCTGAAATCAAAGCCATCAAAGGATACACCAAAGTAGGAACTTTTACATTTATCAAAGGAATTAATCGAGAGGATTTTACACGCTTTCAGGAGCAAATGTATAAGTATCCCGCCATTGATGTGGTGCAAAAGCCTAAACGAGAATACCGCGTTTCGGGCGGAGGAAATGTTTTGGGCTACATTCAAGAGGTGAGCCCTAGTTACATTAAAAAAGACTCTTCTTATTACGACCCAGGGGATTTGGCAGGAATGTCTGGCGTAGAGAAGTCTTATGAAAAAGTATTGAGAGGAAAAAAAGGCTTCAAATATTTAAAAAAAGATATTCGCCTGCGCACCATTGGAGCATATGAAAATGGCGATAAAGATGTTCAAGTAGAAAACGGAAAGGTGCTCAATCTAAGTATAGATTATGACCTGCAAGAATACGCAGAGTCTTTGTTGCAAAACAAGCGAGGTGCTGTAGTAGCCATAGAGCCCAAAACAGGCGAAATTTTAGCCTTGGCATCGTCTCCTTCTATCGACCCGAGACGCTATAATGTGCCTGGGGAAATCTCAAGAATGATGCGAGATTCCATCAACAAAATCATGTATGATAGAGCATTGCAAGCAGCCTATCCGCCAGGTTCGCCTTTCAAAATCCTGACAGGGCTTTCTGCCTTTCAGCTAGGCGTGGCAGATTCTGCCAAAGTATATACCTGTCATCACGGTTTTTATTATGGTAGATCCCACATGAATTGCCATTGCGGTAGAGGAGCTTTAAAAATAGAAACCGCCATAGAGCGTTCGTGTAACTCCTATTTCTCCAAGGCTTGGATAGATATTCTTAAAAAAGACTCCATTAATATAGAACACAGTATTGATGACTGGGCAGATATTATGCACAGCTTTGGATTAGGTAAATTCCTCGGTACCGACATGCCAGTGGGGAGCAAAGGGAATATACCTACTTCAAAATACTATAACCGATTTTTGGGTAAAGGCAAATGGAATCCGTATAGCGTTGTTTCCAACGGGATTGGGCAGGGCGAAATTCTTTTAACCCCAATTCAAATGGCGAATTTTGCCGCTGCGGTAGCGAATAAAGGCTATTATTATACGCCACATATCGTCAAAAAAATAGACGGCGAGCCATTGCACGACACGCTTTATACCAAGAAACATTATGTAAAAGTAGATCCTAAACTTTTCCCTCCCTTCCTAAAGGGCATGGAATATGTGTTTAGCCGAGCAGGAACGGCAAGAGCATATTATTCTAAAAGATTTACCCAAGCTGGGAAAACAGGAACTTCCCAAGTTTCACAAGGCCCCGACCACTCGCTATTCACAATTATAGCTCCCGTGGATAATCCTAAAATCGTGGTTGCCGTAGTGGTGGAAAACGGAGTTTGGGGTGCCCGTTGGGCGGCACCAATTGCGAGTTTGGTGGCAGAGAAATACCTCTTTGGCGAAGTAGAGAAAGGAAGTAGAAAATCCTTAGAAAATAGAATGATAAAAGGAGATTTAACTCCTACTTATCGTAAGATGGAAATAGATCGCCTAAAAAGATTGGGCTGGTATGTAGAACCTCCAAAAGTAGATAGCCTTGCAGTCAAGTAG
- the rodA gene encoding rod shape-determining protein RodA translates to MQSSRFYNGIDWPVILMVLVIMAFGVANIYSVDPDYGVKQIVRIGLGFGMIFFFMIITSFTKNFFDIYAFLFYIAGVLSLVGVLFVGKEINGAKAWYSIGGVGIQPVELMKIATGLMIAHILNIPSNDIREPKTFLMCMGFIAIPAVLILLQPDVGSLFVFGSFFLAMYREGMSPFFLLIPIGLGGVFLMSVVWDSSLLIAGIGFLFWLIITLFTLFSGRNKLSFRGMYALMGLYFGLGLFFILNTIFTKFFLQDLGIESIISRKTEIMVNISSLLMAIICFITCLGIYLSNRDYDTGISQFVKIKASHTRQFLSFALLVIFSMGIVMAISFNAGKILEKLPKHQRERIMVLFEGEGKYRDTSGYNLLYSKTAIGSGELWGTGWNKGTITDGRFVPEQWTDYIFCTVGEEWGFVGSSALVLLYACLIARLYYLAESQKTTFARFFGYSVASILLLHFFINIGMVIGLFPTVGIPLPFLSYGGSSLWGFMFMLFIFLKLNYENNQTLI, encoded by the coding sequence TTGCAGTCAAGTAGATTTTATAACGGAATAGATTGGCCAGTGATTTTGATGGTGCTGGTAATTATGGCATTTGGTGTGGCAAACATTTATAGTGTAGACCCAGACTATGGTGTCAAGCAAATCGTGCGTATAGGATTAGGTTTTGGAATGATTTTCTTTTTTATGATTATCACCTCCTTTACCAAAAACTTTTTTGATATTTATGCTTTCCTCTTTTACATAGCAGGCGTGCTATCACTTGTGGGTGTGCTCTTTGTGGGAAAAGAAATCAACGGGGCAAAAGCGTGGTATTCCATTGGGGGCGTGGGGATTCAGCCCGTGGAGCTGATGAAAATTGCCACGGGATTGATGATTGCACACATACTCAACATACCGTCTAATGATATACGCGAGCCCAAAACTTTTTTAATGTGTATGGGCTTTATCGCCATTCCTGCCGTGCTGATTTTATTGCAGCCAGATGTGGGGTCGTTATTCGTATTTGGATCCTTTTTCTTAGCCATGTATCGCGAGGGCATGTCTCCATTTTTCTTATTAATCCCGATTGGGTTAGGCGGAGTTTTCTTAATGTCCGTTGTATGGGATAGCAGCTTGCTCATCGCAGGAATAGGATTTTTATTTTGGCTGATTATTACACTTTTCACACTGTTTTCTGGGCGAAACAAACTTTCATTTCGAGGCATGTATGCACTGATGGGCTTGTATTTTGGCTTAGGCTTATTTTTTATACTAAATACGATTTTCACTAAATTCTTTTTGCAAGACTTAGGCATAGAAAGCATTATTTCAAGAAAAACCGAAATCATGGTAAATATTTCGTCTCTACTCATGGCAATTATTTGCTTTATCACTTGTTTGGGGATTTATTTAAGCAATCGTGATTATGATACAGGAATTTCGCAATTTGTGAAAATCAAAGCCAGCCATACGCGTCAATTCTTGTCATTTGCTTTATTAGTAATTTTCTCTATGGGAATTGTGATGGCCATTAGCTTTAATGCAGGCAAAATTCTTGAAAAATTACCAAAACACCAGCGCGAGCGAATTATGGTACTTTTTGAGGGCGAAGGCAAGTATCGAGATACTTCGGGGTATAACTTATTGTATTCCAAAACGGCGATAGGCTCAGGCGAATTGTGGGGCACGGGCTGGAACAAAGGAACCATTACCGATGGGCGTTTCGTGCCCGAGCAGTGGACCGATTATATTTTCTGCACCGTGGGCGAGGAGTGGGGCTTTGTGGGTAGCTCCGCCTTGGTATTGCTCTATGCATGCCTTATTGCACGATTGTATTATCTCGCCGAATCCCAAAAAACCACTTTTGCACGATTTTTTGGTTACAGTGTTGCTTCCATTTTGTTGTTGCACTTTTTCATCAACATCGGAATGGTAATCGGATTGTTTCCTACGGTGGGAATCCCGTTGCCGTTTTTAAGCTATGGCGGTAGCTCGCTATGGGGATTTATGTTTATGCTTTTTATATTTTTAAAATTAAATTACGAGAACAATCAGACTTTAATTTAA
- a CDS encoding polyprenyl synthetase family protein, protein MTKIAQYQELIQQALTQNSLIKQPEALYEPMEYILQLGGKRLRPTLCLMGCELFGGDINEALKPSLAMEYFHNFTLMHDDIMDDAPIRRGKATVHEKYDINTALLSGDALMIKSYQLFNDLKPEVFKKVVTHFSQMAIELCEGQQYDMNFENQKEVSFAEYEKMITGKTGVLTACALKVGAMIAGASEEDANHLYDFGKYLGIAFQLKDDLLDVFGDNDAFGKQHAGDIFENKKTILYIKALEKADERQRDELEYWYEIKTENIDKIYAVEKIFKVLNIDLEVGDMINEYTCKAIESLNAIQGNVNTKEDLAQFAQKLIGRTF, encoded by the coding sequence ATGACAAAAATAGCCCAATACCAAGAATTAATTCAGCAAGCTTTAACGCAAAATTCACTGATTAAGCAACCCGAAGCATTGTACGAGCCTATGGAATATATCTTGCAATTGGGAGGAAAGCGTTTGCGTCCTACCCTTTGTTTAATGGGCTGCGAATTGTTTGGTGGCGATATAAACGAGGCTTTAAAGCCAAGTTTAGCCATGGAATATTTTCACAACTTTACCTTGATGCACGACGACATTATGGACGATGCGCCGATTCGTAGAGGAAAAGCCACTGTGCATGAGAAATACGATATCAACACGGCATTGCTTTCGGGAGATGCTCTTATGATTAAATCCTACCAATTATTTAATGATTTAAAACCCGAAGTTTTCAAAAAAGTGGTAACGCACTTTAGCCAAATGGCCATTGAACTTTGCGAAGGTCAGCAATACGATATGAATTTTGAAAACCAAAAAGAAGTTTCTTTTGCCGAATATGAAAAAATGATTACTGGTAAAACGGGTGTGCTCACAGCCTGCGCACTCAAAGTGGGGGCAATGATTGCGGGAGCGTCTGAGGAAGATGCCAATCATTTGTATGACTTTGGAAAATATCTTGGCATTGCCTTTCAGTTAAAAGATGATTTGCTCGATGTTTTTGGCGATAACGATGCCTTTGGAAAACAACACGCGGGCGATATTTTTGAAAACAAAAAAACGATTCTTTACATCAAAGCTTTGGAAAAAGCCGACGAGCGCCAGCGTGATGAATTGGAATATTGGTACGAAATCAAAACCGAAAATATCGATAAAATTTACGCCGTAGAAAAAATATTTAAAGTGCTAAATATCGATTTGGAAGTGGGCGATATGATTAACGAATACACGTGCAAAGCCATTGAGTCGCTCAATGCCATTCAAGGAAATGTAAATACAAAAGAAGATTTGGCACAATTTGCACAAAAATTAATTGGGCGTACTTTTTAA
- a CDS encoding GSCFA domain-containing protein, which yields MEFSTKIKIENPDFNIQHQEPLFSMGSCFAENIYNKLSEFKFPAMCNPFGTLFHPLAIENALMRIYSQQFYTPKEIFHYNDLFFSWDHSTKFSTNKVDDTLEKINQNIEQAHLFTNHAQVFIFTLGTAWAYHLKKGNFFVANCHKIPQSQFDKILLTPTQVIQSLRNIIALCKDINPEAKVIFTISPVRHAKDGFRENNLSKGTLHLAINHVLSDETPGVYYFPSYEIVLDELRDYRFYDRDMLHPNQLAVEYIWERFADTFFSQKTQELNKEVGKINAAVAHRPMNPYAIEHRKFLYDTLKNIDQLALSFPPDTFKQEIDKIKYQIQHVY from the coding sequence ATGGAATTTAGTACCAAAATAAAAATAGAAAATCCAGATTTCAATATTCAGCATCAGGAGCCGCTATTTTCTATGGGTTCTTGCTTTGCCGAAAATATTTATAATAAATTATCTGAGTTTAAATTTCCTGCGATGTGCAATCCGTTTGGGACATTGTTTCATCCGCTGGCGATAGAAAACGCTTTGATGCGTATTTATTCGCAACAATTTTACACGCCAAAGGAGATTTTTCATTACAACGATTTATTCTTTAGCTGGGATCATAGCACTAAATTTTCGACCAACAAAGTAGATGATACGCTTGAGAAAATCAATCAAAATATAGAACAAGCACATTTGTTTACCAATCATGCGCAAGTCTTTATTTTTACTTTGGGCACAGCTTGGGCTTATCATTTAAAAAAAGGCAATTTCTTTGTGGCTAATTGCCATAAAATACCCCAATCTCAGTTTGATAAAATTTTGCTTACCCCAACGCAGGTCATTCAATCGTTGAGAAACATCATTGCACTTTGCAAGGACATTAACCCAGAGGCTAAAGTGATTTTTACCATCAGTCCTGTGCGCCACGCCAAAGATGGTTTTAGAGAAAATAATTTAAGCAAGGGCACGCTACATTTAGCCATAAATCATGTTTTAAGCGATGAAACGCCTGGTGTGTATTATTTTCCTTCGTATGAAATTGTGCTCGATGAATTGCGCGATTATCGTTTTTATGACAGGGATATGTTGCACCCTAATCAATTGGCGGTAGAATACATTTGGGAACGATTTGCCGATACTTTCTTTAGCCAAAAAACACAAGAGCTTAACAAAGAAGTGGGCAAAATCAACGCAGCGGTGGCACATCGCCCAATGAACCCGTATGCGATAGAACATCGTAAATTTTTGTACGACACGCTTAAAAACATCGACCAGCTGGCACTTTCGTTTCCGCCAGATACCTTTAAACAAGAAATAGATAAAATAAAATACCAAATTCAGCATGTATATTGA
- a CDS encoding TatD family hydrolase codes for MYIDSHTHLYSEAFENDVDQVVEQAISQGVERFFLPAVDSNTHEAMLSLEERYPKQMYSMMGLHPVDVKPESYKQELTTVEEYLAKRAFAAVGEIGIDLYWEQSTLGIQQEAFAHQIHLAKKYNLPIVIHCREAFDEVFEVLEQNKDEKLFGIFHCFTGTLDQAEKAISYGLKLGIGGVVTFKNGKIDQFLNQIPLEHIVLETDSPYLAPTPHRGKRNESKYIPLIAQKLVDVYGVSLKEIEETTTKNSLEIFNLYK; via the coding sequence ATGTATATTGATTCTCACACCCATTTATATTCCGAAGCATTTGAAAACGATGTAGACCAAGTGGTGGAACAAGCCATTTCGCAAGGCGTGGAAAGATTTTTCTTGCCCGCGGTGGATTCCAATACGCACGAGGCTATGTTGTCGCTAGAGGAGCGATATCCCAAGCAAATGTATAGTATGATGGGGCTGCACCCCGTGGATGTGAAACCAGAATCGTATAAGCAAGAATTGACAACCGTAGAGGAGTATTTGGCAAAGAGAGCATTTGCTGCTGTGGGCGAAATCGGGATAGATTTGTATTGGGAACAAAGCACGCTGGGCATTCAGCAAGAGGCTTTTGCACATCAAATTCATTTAGCCAAAAAATATAATCTCCCGATTGTGATTCATTGTCGTGAGGCTTTTGATGAGGTGTTCGAAGTTCTGGAGCAGAATAAGGACGAAAAATTATTCGGGATTTTCCATTGTTTTACGGGGACTTTAGACCAAGCAGAAAAAGCGATTTCCTATGGTTTGAAGTTGGGAATTGGTGGTGTTGTTACTTTTAAAAATGGCAAAATCGACCAATTTTTAAATCAAATTCCATTGGAGCATATCGTGCTCGAAACCGATTCGCCGTATTTGGCACCTACGCCACATCGAGGCAAACGAAACGAGAGTAAATACATTCCGCTGATTGCGCAAAAATTGGTGGATGTGTACGGCGTGAGTTTAAAAGAAATCGAAGAAACTACGACTAAAAATTCGTTGGAAATATTTAATTTATATAAATAA